The Exiguobacterium mexicanum genome includes a window with the following:
- a CDS encoding DHH family phosphoesterase, whose amino-acid sequence MAHWPEAATILKLIEAADTIMIHRHVRPDPDALGSQLGLKRMLEVAYPEKRIYVVGGIVHDLEFLGKMEHVEADMYKDALVIVLDTANHERIDGPHALTGKTVVKIDHHPDEDAYATHQIVDTTVSSTSEMIAELAGIWGLALDEASAFLLFAGIVGDTGRFQFRNATPRTFEVAAELINYGIDTNRLYRQMYKTNLATLQLQGYVLQNVNVTEAGVGYVKIDADVLRTFHATPEAASLLVNSFSGLEGLKCWVMFVENKDEIRVRIRSKGPVINEVAKRYRGGGHPMAAGATIDTWEEMDEVIAALDEVAALFTFETEES is encoded by the coding sequence ATGGCACACTGGCCAGAGGCAGCAACGATATTGAAATTGATTGAAGCGGCGGATACGATCATGATCCACCGACACGTCCGTCCTGACCCTGACGCGCTCGGCAGTCAGCTAGGGTTGAAGCGGATGTTAGAGGTCGCTTATCCGGAAAAACGGATTTACGTCGTCGGCGGCATCGTCCACGACTTAGAATTTTTAGGCAAGATGGAGCATGTTGAAGCCGACATGTACAAAGACGCGCTCGTCATCGTGCTCGACACGGCTAACCACGAACGAATCGATGGGCCGCACGCCTTGACAGGCAAGACGGTCGTCAAAATCGATCACCACCCTGATGAGGACGCGTATGCGACCCATCAAATCGTCGACACGACGGTCAGTTCGACGTCGGAGATGATTGCTGAACTTGCGGGAATCTGGGGGCTTGCCCTTGACGAGGCGTCCGCATTCTTGTTGTTCGCCGGGATTGTCGGCGACACGGGACGGTTCCAGTTCCGCAATGCGACGCCGCGCACGTTTGAGGTCGCCGCCGAATTGATCAACTACGGCATCGATACGAATCGGTTGTATCGTCAAATGTATAAGACGAACTTGGCGACGTTACAACTCCAAGGCTATGTGCTTCAAAACGTCAACGTGACAGAAGCGGGTGTCGGCTACGTCAAAATCGATGCGGACGTCTTGCGGACGTTCCACGCGACACCGGAAGCGGCATCGTTGCTCGTCAACAGTTTCTCAGGACTCGAAGGATTGAAGTGCTGGGTCATGTTCGTCGAGAACAAAGATGAGATTCGGGTGCGAATCCGTTCGAAAGGGCCGGTTATCAATGAAGTGGCGAAACGCTATCGCGGTGGCGGCCATCCGATGGCAGCCGGTGCCACGATCGATACATGGGAAGAGATGGACGAAGTGATCGCGGCACTTGATGAAGTCGCGGCACTGTTCACGTTCGAAACAGAAGAGAGCTGA
- a CDS encoding 3D domain-containing protein, with protein sequence MLKKIGTVLLLTVMTLAMLLPQQQVEASSKVYVQSQVNGLNVRSAGSLNGKVIGKINKGQQLQRTGSKGAWIRVNYKGKAGWIAAKYLKSVKKASKSVTKTSLKAKTYKMNASAYTPYCKGCSGVTALGWNVRAQKRNVVAVDPRVIPLGKKVQVYVGGKLTGTYTAADTGGAIKGNKIDILMYSQSAALNFGRKTVTVKVL encoded by the coding sequence ATGCTCAAAAAAATTGGAACGGTCTTACTACTGACGGTCATGACACTCGCTATGCTCTTACCACAACAACAAGTTGAGGCATCTTCAAAAGTTTACGTTCAAAGCCAAGTCAACGGATTGAACGTCCGCTCGGCAGGTTCACTCAACGGAAAAGTCATCGGCAAGATCAACAAAGGACAACAATTACAGCGTACCGGCTCAAAAGGGGCTTGGATTCGCGTCAACTACAAAGGAAAAGCAGGTTGGATCGCTGCTAAGTACTTGAAGTCAGTTAAAAAAGCTTCAAAGTCGGTAACAAAAACAAGTTTGAAGGCGAAAACTTATAAAATGAATGCCTCGGCCTACACACCGTATTGCAAAGGATGTTCAGGTGTGACGGCATTAGGCTGGAACGTCCGGGCCCAAAAACGTAACGTCGTCGCTGTCGACCCGCGCGTCATCCCGCTCGGTAAGAAAGTACAAGTGTACGTCGGCGGGAAGTTGACGGGCACATACACAGCGGCTGATACAGGCGGCGCCATCAAAGGCAACAAAATCGACATCTTGATGTACTCACAAAGTGCGGCCCTCAACTTCGGTCGTAAGACAGTAACTGTCAAAGTATTATAA
- a CDS encoding YtpI family protein, which produces MGQLIMIGLILFSLGAYFVSKRRAYLTKTPYRKALFNTQALIWLSLFLALFAVNQMIGGLGLGSTIGWIVSIAMLVLGLGNAVVGFIRYRKIYPLANEEPIKQA; this is translated from the coding sequence TTGGGTCAATTAATTATGATCGGACTCATTTTGTTTTCGTTAGGTGCCTATTTCGTTTCTAAACGACGCGCCTATTTGACGAAGACACCATACCGGAAAGCGCTCTTTAACACGCAAGCGCTCATCTGGTTGAGCCTGTTCCTCGCACTTTTCGCCGTCAACCAAATGATCGGCGGCCTCGGGCTCGGCTCGACGATCGGTTGGATCGTCAGCATCGCCATGCTCGTCCTAGGGCTAGGCAATGCCGTCGTCGGGTTCATCCGGTACCGTAAAATCTATCCGCTCGCGAACGAAGAGCCGATCAAACAAGCATAA
- a CDS encoding M24 family metallopeptidase → MNQRTNHIAQSLATKGLDAAFVTSKASVFYFSGVYAEAHERLIAILVLKNGTTAIVCPALEKGIVEASEWNGDIVTYMDHENPWDKVVKLFLDQQIIPERIGVEGEHLTYNRAEQLRAGFAGLSIIDLTEELQALRMIKSPDEVRLMKRAAELADMAIEAGIRALREGVTELEVIAEIEYAMKKHGVREMSFDTLVLFGENSADPHGVPGNNRLKKGDFALFDLGVIWQGYASDITRTVVYGEASTKQREIYETVLKAEEAAIEMANVGTTLGSIDIAARQVITTAGYGEYFTHRVGHGIGIEVHEFPSMAANNDMTAQVGMTFTVEPGIYLPGVGGVRIEDDIVMTESGPILLTSYPKTLQEID, encoded by the coding sequence TTGAATCAACGAACCAACCATATTGCACAATCTTTGGCCACGAAAGGGTTAGACGCCGCTTTCGTCACATCGAAAGCATCGGTCTTCTACTTTTCAGGAGTATACGCCGAGGCTCATGAGCGGCTCATCGCCATTCTTGTCTTGAAGAACGGCACGACCGCGATCGTCTGTCCAGCACTTGAAAAAGGAATCGTCGAAGCGAGCGAGTGGAACGGCGATATCGTCACGTACATGGATCATGAAAACCCATGGGACAAAGTCGTCAAACTGTTCCTCGACCAACAGATCATCCCCGAGCGAATCGGAGTAGAAGGCGAGCATTTGACGTACAATCGCGCCGAGCAACTCCGCGCCGGTTTCGCGGGACTGTCAATCATCGACTTGACGGAAGAGTTGCAGGCACTTCGCATGATCAAGTCACCGGACGAGGTCCGCTTGATGAAGCGCGCCGCCGAACTCGCCGATATGGCGATCGAGGCAGGGATTCGCGCATTGCGTGAAGGCGTGACCGAGCTCGAGGTCATCGCGGAAATCGAGTATGCGATGAAGAAGCACGGCGTCCGGGAGATGTCGTTCGACACACTTGTGTTGTTCGGTGAGAATAGCGCCGACCCGCACGGTGTACCCGGCAACAATCGCTTGAAGAAAGGCGATTTCGCTTTGTTCGACCTCGGTGTCATTTGGCAAGGATACGCCTCTGACATCACTCGCACCGTCGTCTATGGAGAAGCGAGCACGAAACAACGAGAGATTTACGAGACCGTCCTCAAGGCCGAAGAAGCTGCGATCGAGATGGCGAACGTCGGGACGACGCTCGGCTCGATCGATATCGCGGCCCGTCAAGTCATCACGACGGCCGGTTACGGGGAATACTTCACGCATCGTGTCGGACACGGTATCGGCATCGAAGTACACGAATTCCCGTCAATGGCCGCCAATAACGACATGACGGCCCAAGTCGGGATGACGTTCACCGTCGAACCGGGGATTTATCTCCCTGGCGTCGGCGGCGTCCGCATCGAGGACGACATCGTCATGACCGAGAGTGGCCCGATTCTGTTGACGAGTTATCCGAAAACGCTCCAAGAAATCGATTGA
- a CDS encoding SDR family oxidoreductase: MKHVVITAGAKGIGRIVTERLLEEGWHVSVLQRKPIDWNHERLHMIETPLTDRQAVLSAYEEAVAKFGEPDALILNAGPYIFERKCLVDLSDEEWDEVITGNLSASFWLMRRAIPSMRSKQFGRIITYGFPESATAPGWIHRSAFAAAKTGLVSLTKSVALEEAAYGITANMINPGNIVGAQKEMRIEAAEPDDQTPVGRHGTGEDIARMILFLLAHDSDMVTGAVIDVTGGVNVVHQYRK, from the coding sequence ATGAAACACGTAGTCATCACGGCCGGTGCGAAAGGGATCGGCCGCATTGTGACGGAACGACTGTTAGAAGAAGGTTGGCACGTCAGCGTATTGCAACGGAAGCCGATCGATTGGAACCACGAGCGGTTACATATGATCGAGACGCCGTTGACGGACCGCCAGGCCGTCTTGAGTGCCTATGAAGAGGCGGTGGCCAAGTTCGGAGAACCGGATGCGCTCATCTTGAATGCCGGGCCATATATCTTTGAACGGAAATGTCTCGTCGACTTGTCTGACGAGGAATGGGACGAGGTGATCACGGGTAACTTGTCAGCCTCGTTTTGGTTGATGCGCCGAGCCATCCCGAGCATGCGGTCGAAACAGTTCGGCCGCATCATCACGTACGGCTTCCCGGAAAGTGCGACGGCACCAGGCTGGATTCACCGGTCGGCGTTCGCGGCAGCGAAAACGGGACTTGTCAGTTTGACGAAATCGGTCGCGCTTGAAGAGGCAGCCTACGGCATCACGGCCAATATGATCAATCCAGGCAATATTGTCGGGGCACAAAAAGAGATGCGAATCGAAGCGGCCGAACCGGATGACCAGACACCGGTCGGCCGTCACGGGACAGGTGAAGATATCGCGCGAATGATTCTGTTCTTGCTCGCTCACGATTCTGACATGGTCACGGGTGCTGTCATTGATGTGACCGGCGGTGTCAACGTCGTCCATCAATACCGGAAATAA
- a CDS encoding universal stress protein, whose product MAIVYKHILSAVDGSKEAERAFETAIDVALRNDGKLYIGHVIDTRTFATVEAYDRTITERAETYAKELLEDYVNRAKERGVKEVETVIEYGSPKVTIAKKIAPNHDIDLIICGATGLNAVERFFIGSVSESIVRYSKCDVLIVRQ is encoded by the coding sequence ATGGCAATTGTCTACAAACATATTCTATCTGCCGTCGACGGCTCGAAAGAGGCGGAACGCGCATTTGAAACAGCAATCGACGTCGCCCTTCGAAACGATGGCAAGCTGTATATCGGTCACGTCATCGATACACGGACGTTCGCCACGGTCGAAGCATATGACCGGACGATTACCGAGCGTGCTGAAACGTATGCGAAGGAATTGCTCGAGGACTACGTCAATCGCGCGAAAGAACGTGGTGTCAAAGAAGTCGAGACGGTCATCGAGTACGGCTCTCCGAAAGTGACGATCGCTAAAAAAATCGCACCGAATCACGACATTGACCTCATCATCTGTGGAGCGACCGGCTTGAACGCCGTCGAACGCTTCTTCATCGGTAGCGTCTCTGAAAGCATCGTTCGCTATTCGAAGTGTGACGTTCTCATCGTCCGCCAATAA
- a CDS encoding metallophosphoesterase family protein, with translation MKLAILTDIHGNVQALDAVLAELDRQGIDQIWSLGDMIAMGPDSNEVMARLLDRGVHMITGNHDEAVLSLMAGTGHPESYAHTRPHHEWVARTLKPAYAEALFKLPRTIERVVEGTRVYGIHYHIPTEKRETPITEEPFHDIVEATLSNMQSLYAAYEADVICFGHHHPEHMFRDDVKHYFNPGALGVARDDLARYGILEWGEAGFSIHPQAVPYDKRSFLETMERRDVPQRDVMFRLFY, from the coding sequence ATGAAGTTGGCCATATTGACCGATATCCATGGCAACGTCCAAGCGCTCGATGCGGTGCTTGCCGAACTGGACCGGCAAGGGATCGATCAAATCTGGAGTTTAGGGGACATGATTGCGATGGGACCCGATTCGAACGAAGTGATGGCGCGACTGCTCGACCGCGGCGTGCACATGATTACGGGCAACCATGACGAGGCCGTGTTGTCGCTCATGGCTGGGACAGGGCATCCCGAAAGCTACGCACACACGCGCCCGCATCATGAGTGGGTGGCGCGTACGTTGAAACCTGCCTATGCGGAGGCGCTCTTCAAGCTGCCGCGCACGATTGAACGTGTTGTCGAAGGGACTCGCGTATACGGCATCCATTACCATATCCCGACCGAGAAACGGGAGACGCCGATCACCGAGGAACCGTTCCACGACATCGTCGAGGCGACACTTTCGAACATGCAGTCGCTTTACGCGGCGTATGAGGCGGATGTCATCTGCTTCGGGCATCATCATCCGGAGCACATGTTTCGGGATGACGTGAAACATTATTTCAATCCGGGAGCGCTCGGTGTCGCCCGTGACGACTTGGCCCGTTACGGCATCCTCGAGTGGGGTGAGGCCGGCTTCTCGATTCACCCACAAGCCGTGCCGTATGACAAACGCTCGTTCCTTGAGACGATGGAACGCCGTGACGTGCCACAACGAGACGTCATGTTCCGACTCTTTTATTGA
- a CDS encoding DRTGG domain-containing protein, with translation MTTKHEQIIAHIESLDVGSKISVRQIAKELAVSEGTAYRAIKEAENLGFVSTIERVGTIRIKRKHKENIEKLTFAEVVNIVDGQVLGGRDGLHKTLSKFVIGAMKLEAMMRYIDVDSLVIIGNREKAHELVLQSGGAVLITGGFDTTDEVKRMADKYHMPVISTSYDSFTVATMINRAIYDRLIKKEILLVSDIVIPLHDTFYLKVDDTVKRWHELNERTKHNRYPVIDEQMKVVGVITAKDLIDRPHDTEIEKVMTKSPITVGVQTSVTNAAHQMVWEGIEMLPVVDNYGRLLGIISRQDVLKALQLANRQPQVGETFDNMITNQLKEDPNSNGTAFTVEVAPQMTSHMGTASSGVLTTLLVEGATRSLRHMKKGDLVVENITVYFMKPIQIESQIRVSANVFDLGRKFGKVDVEMTQGTQLVAKALVTAQLIDR, from the coding sequence ATGACAACAAAACATGAACAGATCATAGCACATATCGAGTCGCTCGATGTCGGGTCCAAAATTTCGGTCCGCCAAATCGCAAAAGAGTTGGCGGTATCAGAAGGAACGGCGTATCGGGCCATCAAAGAAGCAGAGAACTTAGGATTTGTGTCGACGATCGAACGGGTCGGGACGATCCGGATCAAGCGTAAGCACAAAGAGAATATCGAAAAACTGACGTTCGCTGAAGTCGTCAATATCGTGGACGGACAAGTGCTCGGCGGCCGTGACGGGCTGCATAAGACGCTCTCGAAGTTCGTCATCGGGGCGATGAAGCTCGAAGCGATGATGCGTTACATCGATGTCGACTCGCTCGTCATCATCGGAAACCGGGAAAAGGCGCATGAGCTCGTGCTCCAGTCTGGCGGTGCCGTCTTGATCACAGGTGGATTCGATACGACCGACGAAGTGAAGCGGATGGCGGATAAATACCACATGCCGGTCATCTCGACTTCCTATGATAGTTTCACCGTCGCGACGATGATCAACCGTGCCATCTATGACCGTTTAATCAAAAAAGAGATTCTACTCGTATCAGATATCGTCATTCCGCTCCACGACACGTTCTATTTAAAAGTGGACGACACGGTCAAACGTTGGCACGAGCTGAATGAACGGACGAAACATAATCGCTATCCCGTCATCGACGAACAGATGAAAGTCGTCGGGGTCATCACGGCGAAAGACTTGATTGACCGCCCGCATGACACCGAAATCGAGAAAGTGATGACGAAGAGCCCGATCACGGTCGGCGTTCAGACAAGCGTCACCAATGCCGCCCACCAAATGGTATGGGAAGGTATCGAGATGTTGCCGGTTGTCGACAACTACGGCCGTCTGCTCGGAATCATCAGCCGCCAAGACGTCTTGAAGGCGCTCCAACTCGCCAACCGCCAACCGCAAGTCGGCGAGACGTTCGACAATATGATCACGAACCAATTGAAAGAAGATCCGAACTCGAACGGGACCGCGTTCACCGTCGAGGTCGCGCCGCAAATGACGAGCCACATGGGGACGGCGTCGTCAGGTGTCTTGACGACGTTACTTGTCGAAGGGGCGACCCGGAGTCTGCGTCATATGAAAAAAGGCGACCTCGTCGTCGAGAATATCACGGTCTATTTCATGAAACCGATTCAAATCGAGAGCCAAATCCGAGTCTCGGCCAACGTGTTCGACCTTGGCCGGAAGTTCGGGAAAGTCGACGTCGAGATGACGCAAGGCACGCAACTCGTTGCCAAAGCGCTCGTTACGGCGCAATTGATCGACCGTTAA